A window of Adhaeribacter arboris genomic DNA:
GGACCTTAGATGATCTGGAAGCTTCGGCAAAGTGATGGTCTTACCAAGCGTTACATATGCATCAGGGTAAAACCTGATGCTTTTTTATTTTAATAAACCTCAAATATAGCGCGGAAGTTACTTCCATGCCTTTCGCGCTCACTCCTTAGAAATATTTAAAATAATTGGTACTATGCAGATAAGGCACGGAAGTAACTTCCGCGCCATAGTGCCTTTCTCTCCAGAAAGAATTATAAATCTAAACCCGTTCTAATTTTATGGGATAGGTTTTCTTTGAAGCCCATTGGGGCACGTATATGTTCTCATCGGAATCCACGCATACATCGTGGGGGTGCATAAAGCCCATGAACGAACGGTCTTTTTGCTGTTCCTGTAAAACATTCTGCACGTACTTGGGTTCCGTGCCGCCCGGCGTAGATATTACCCGGTCTTTCTCATCGAAAATAGTGATGTATCCGGAATTGGGATATTCCTGGGAAGTACTGCGATAAACGGCGGCGTACAAATTTTTTCCTTTTAAAACCGGCCGGCAAATAAAGGAGCCCGGTACCGGAATGGTACTGATGTATTTGCCATCCAGCGTGAATCGTTTCAAACTCATGTGCGACCGGTCGGTTATGAGTAGAGTAGGATTTTTAGAATTTCGATTATCGAATAATACGCCATGGCAGCAATCAAAGGTTTCGTTGGCGGTACCTTTACCGCCGAAGTGCCGGATGTATTCGCCTTTGGAATTATATTGCGTGATAAAATTTAATCCGTAACCATCCGCCACGTAAATATCGCCATTGTTAGGGTTAACGGTAGTTTCGGTGGGTTTAAACTCGCCCGGGTGGTTGTAAGATTTATTTTGTCTCGGATAGTCAATTTTAAAAATTTCCCGGCCTTTCAAGTCCGTTTTAATTACTTGGTTCCGGTCGGTATCGGTAATAAATAAAAATTGTTGCCCGCCTTCGTTGCTTAGAGTTAAACCGTGCGCCCCAGGATAGCTGGTACCCCAGGCATCTAAAAGCTTCCCGGATTTATCGTAAATCAAAACGTTGTTCTTGGTTTCGTTGGTGAGTAATAGTAACCTTCCCTGCGCATCTTCTACCATTTCGTGGCAATCGTTCACCGGATTTTTTCCGGCATCTAAAACTCCCCAGCCTTCCACTACCCGGTAGCGGTGCGAATTATGGCCTAAGGTAGTAACGTTAGTTTGAGCCATACCTTTTTTAATCCAGATGTTCGGGAACACAGAACTGACTACTAAGGCGGTGCCAGTTTTTTTTAGAAAATCGCGTCGGGAAGTATTATCAATCATTTTAAATATTTTTTGCGTAGTTGTTTTTCGAGATAATGGTTGAAGCCTTTTAAGTCTCCAGGTGGCACTGCTAACTATTTTACGAGTTCGTGTTTGCCTCAAGCCCTGTAGGGCCCGTTTGGCTCTTTTAGGCTGGTTTAAGCTTCCTTTTTCTCCTGGGGTCGGAATAGCTAACAAGTTTTACTTGCCCGATAAATAGCCCAATAAATTACTAAATAGCTCCGCATTAAGCAAATAATTCCATTACCGGTTTTCCTAAACCATCGGGAGTAGTGTAAAAAGGTCGTTCTTCAATGATGGCGTGAGCGTCTTCGGCGATGCCTAAAGCATGATAAATGGTCTGGTGAATTTGGTCGATTTTAATGGGTTTTTCTACTGTCTTGCAAGGCCTTTCATCCGCCGTTCGGCCGTAAACGTTACCTTTTTTCAAACCACCCCCAAACATCAAAATAGAGCAACCATCGGTGAAATGCCGGTGCATGCCGTAGTTTTTAATGTCGTTGATAATGGTGGGTTGATCTACCTGGTGCTTTACTTCCGCTCCGGGGCGACCTTCCAGCATCATATCGCGGCTAAATTCGCTGGCTAAAATAACAATGGTCCGATCTAAGTGGCCGGTTTTATCTAAATCTTTAATCAGTTGAGCTACCGGACCATCAATATGCTTCTTCATATCCGCAGCCCGGGTATGGCCGTTTTCGTGGGTATCCCAACCTAAAAAAGGCACGTATTCGGTAGTAACACTTATAAAACGGGCACCTTTTTCCGTAAGCCGACGCGCCAATAAACAGCCTAAACCAAACTTGCCGGTATTATAAATAGCATAACTTTCTTTAGGTTCGGTGCTCAAGTCAAAGGCTTTGGCTTCCGGCGAATTGAGCAGCCTATACGATTGCTCCATCGCCCGTTTCAGCGATTCTTTTTGGTAATCACTCCCGAATTCCCCGAATGCGCTTTGGCTAATTAGTTCGTTGTATAATTGGTTGCGTCGCTCGAATCTTTTATACGACATGCCTACCGGTGGTTTCACGCTATCTAAACCGCTGGTCGGGTCCGCAATCATGAAAGGTCCGAATTCATTACCCAAAAAGCCGGAAGTATGAAATGCCTTTAATTCTTCGCCTTCGCCTAAAGTTAAACGTTGTCCGATATCAATAAAAGCGGGAATAACCGGATTTTTAGGTCCTAGTTCTTTGGCAATCCAGGCGCCAATATGCGGGGCGGCTACCGATTGGGGTGGTTCGTAACAGGTGTGCCAATGGTATTGATGCCGGGAATGCAGAATAAAACCCAAATCGGCGGCCACGTACGACCGGATTAAAGTACCTTTGTTCATTACCTTCCCAATCGATTCTAAACCTTCAGAAAAGTGAATGCCATCTAAAACGGTAGGTACGGCTTTAAAGGTGCTCAGTACCCGGTTGGAATCCATGCCTTTTTCAAAGGGAGTGTATCGTTTGGGGTCAAAAGTATCCGTATGCGCCATGCCGCCCGCCATCCACAATAATATAACGGTATCTGCTTTTGTTTGCGCGATTTTGTTTTTAACCGCTGCTGATTCCAACACTTTTTGGTTTTTATCCCGGCTGCAAGAAGTTAATAAACCACTCAAAGGAGCACCAGCTGCCAAAGCAGATAAGGTAGCAGCACTCGCGTTTTTTAAAAATTCTCGTCTATCCCATTTGGTTTTCATCATGGTTATTAGTTGCAAGTTATAGATTGCAATTTATAAGTTACAAGTTTGTAAATTATTCTATTTTAGTAATCTAAGTGTTCCTAATTAAAGAATATCTTTCTCATTATTAGCTTCAGTACACTACTATCAAATTTTCCAAATAAAGCTGGAAGTAATTTGAAATCTGAGTTACCCTTGGCTTTAACAAGGGAATTGAAAGCTATGGTCTATAGACCATGGACTATCGTCTGACATCTAAAATATAAACTGAAATTCCGGCAATAATACAATGGCCCACAAGAAATCCTGAACCGACTCGGATTGGGGTGTAGGACCTAGCATTTTTTTGGCTACCATGATTTCCCGGGGAAGTGGGTCCCTCCCAAAGGCTTTCCGGTAAACTTCCCGGATGATAATTTCTGATTCTTTGTACTGCGAAATCCAATTATCTGCCCCTTTTTTTAAAACCTCGTTAAATTTTTTGCCATTGGTAAGTTCCATGGCTTGCAGCAAGTTCGCCTGCGACTCGCGACCCGTAATTACGGTTTCGCGGTTAGGCCGGCCTAAGGCCGTTAAAAAACCATCATTTTTCACCAGGGAAGCCCGGACGAAAGGCGTTTTTAAAGGATTTGGTTTTTCTTTACCGGCCGGATTGTATTGCAGCGACGAATCGGCGTACACGGGTTGAATGGTACGGCTAACCGCATCCGCAAATTGTTCCGCGGACAAGCGCCGCCGCAACATACCCGTAAATTTGTAATCGGTAGTATTTAATTTATTTACATCTTTGATGCCTACCGACGGCAATTGGTAGGTTTTAGAAGTGGTAATCAGGTAAATTAATTCTTTTACGTCGTAACCGCGGGCTACAAAATCCGAAGCCAGCCAATCGAGTAAATCCTGGCTCCAGGGTTCGTTGTCCATGGCATCTACCGGAGCTACCATGCCGCGGCCCATTAATTGGCCCCAAACCCGGTTCACTAAAGTCCGGTACAAACGGCCATTTTGCGGCTTCGCCATGTTTTCCGCCAATTGCTTCAATTTTACTTCTACCGGTGCATTTTTATCAATCGTACCCAGTTCTTTCCATAAGATTTTTGTGTCGGCCATTTTACCGGTAGGCACATCGCAACGATTAATTTCCAGGGTAGTATCGGCAAATACATTGGCAAAGGCATACGCATCGGCTAGTTTCCAATCGCTCACGAAACTGTCGTGGCAAGAGGCACATTTTAAGTTTAATCCTAAAAATACCTGCGATACATTTTGCGCCGCCTGCATTTCCACTCTTTGACTGGCGTTCACCACCCCCCGCCATTGAATACCGCTGATAAAGCCTTTCGATTCTTCGGTAGGATTTAATAGTTCTTTTACAAACTGATTATAGGGTTTATTGCTTTCTAAAGATTTATAGAGCCAATCCGAAATATTATAGCGTCCGTTGGTAATATAACCGGTGCCGGAATAATCGTTCCGCAGGGCATCGTTCCAAAACGTAAGCCAATTCAGGGCATAATCTTCTTTGCGGTTCAATAACTGTCGTACCCAAATAGCTCTTTTATCCGGCCGGGTATCCTTGATAAAAGCTTCCAGTTCTTCCGGGGAAGGCACAATGCCGATGATATCCATGTAAATCCGGCGCAGGTAAGTGCGATCGCCCACTACTTTCGGCCAAACTATTTTATTTTTGGTAAAATATTGGTTTACCCACAAATCCACCGGATTTTGCAGTTCTTTGGTAACAGGTGGTAAGGCAGGTAAACGGGGTTTTAGCTCGGCTACCCGGTAAATACTTTTCTGTCCTTTGTCCGGCCACGGGGCGCCTTTTTTAATCCAGTACGTAATCAAAGCAATATCCTCGGTACTTAAAGCCTTTCCTTTGCCCGGCATCGATTCTTTGTGACTGCGGGGTAGAGTAATACGCCGGATCAGCTCACTTTTTTCCGGTTGTCCCGGAATAATAATAGGCCCTGACTTGCCACCTTTAAATACTAAA
This region includes:
- a CDS encoding 6-bladed beta-propeller, producing the protein MAQTNVTTLGHNSHRYRVVEGWGVLDAGKNPVNDCHEMVEDAQGRLLLLTNETKNNVLIYDKSGKLLDAWGTSYPGAHGLTLSNEGGQQFLFITDTDRNQVIKTDLKGREIFKIDYPRQNKSYNHPGEFKPTETTVNPNNGDIYVADGYGLNFITQYNSKGEYIRHFGGKGTANETFDCCHGVLFDNRNSKNPTLLITDRSHMSLKRFTLDGKYISTIPVPGSFICRPVLKGKNLYAAVYRSTSQEYPNSGYITIFDEKDRVISTPGGTEPKYVQNVLQEQQKDRSFMGFMHPHDVCVDSDENIYVPQWASKKTYPIKLERV
- a CDS encoding DUF1549 domain-containing protein, whose translation is MKQNLFPRTELFKISIFILICYFLPDCLAYGFAEPIVATTSGNGGFWLWKLLGRLHPLAVHFPVTLLCLAAILEVATLRNFTSRLRPGIDLLVLIGAGGAVIAAILGLLLAGQEDYSGDLLALHRWTGVATAVLSVLTAFVLYIVEKKERWKLIKVYRGVLIFTAVGVTAAGHYGASLTHGDVYLTSVMPWTDDYENTPAGEKKFTLVSLQEGGKLDPAKEVELSVQVRAIFAHSCYKCHSSDKIKGELRLDQKDLVFKGGKSGPIIIPGQPEKSELIRRITLPRSHKESMPGKGKALSTEDIALITYWIKKGAPWPDKGQKSIYRVAELKPRLPALPPVTKELQNPVDLWVNQYFTKNKIVWPKVVGDRTYLRRIYMDIIGIVPSPEELEAFIKDTRPDKRAIWVRQLLNRKEDYALNWLTFWNDALRNDYSGTGYITNGRYNISDWLYKSLESNKPYNQFVKELLNPTEESKGFISGIQWRGVVNASQRVEMQAAQNVSQVFLGLNLKCASCHDSFVSDWKLADAYAFANVFADTTLEINRCDVPTGKMADTKILWKELGTIDKNAPVEVKLKQLAENMAKPQNGRLYRTLVNRVWGQLMGRGMVAPVDAMDNEPWSQDLLDWLASDFVARGYDVKELIYLITTSKTYQLPSVGIKDVNKLNTTDYKFTGMLRRRLSAEQFADAVSRTIQPVYADSSLQYNPAGKEKPNPLKTPFVRASLVKNDGFLTALGRPNRETVITGRESQANLLQAMELTNGKKFNEVLKKGADNWISQYKESEIIIREVYRKAFGRDPLPREIMVAKKMLGPTPQSESVQDFLWAIVLLPEFQFIF
- a CDS encoding DUF1501 domain-containing protein translates to MKTKWDRREFLKNASAATLSALAAGAPLSGLLTSCSRDKNQKVLESAAVKNKIAQTKADTVILLWMAGGMAHTDTFDPKRYTPFEKGMDSNRVLSTFKAVPTVLDGIHFSEGLESIGKVMNKGTLIRSYVAADLGFILHSRHQYHWHTCYEPPQSVAAPHIGAWIAKELGPKNPVIPAFIDIGQRLTLGEGEELKAFHTSGFLGNEFGPFMIADPTSGLDSVKPPVGMSYKRFERRNQLYNELISQSAFGEFGSDYQKESLKRAMEQSYRLLNSPEAKAFDLSTEPKESYAIYNTGKFGLGCLLARRLTEKGARFISVTTEYVPFLGWDTHENGHTRAADMKKHIDGPVAQLIKDLDKTGHLDRTIVILASEFSRDMMLEGRPGAEVKHQVDQPTIINDIKNYGMHRHFTDGCSILMFGGGLKKGNVYGRTADERPCKTVEKPIKIDQIHQTIYHALGIAEDAHAIIEERPFYTTPDGLGKPVMELFA